One segment of Octopus sinensis linkage group LG27, ASM634580v1, whole genome shotgun sequence DNA contains the following:
- the LOC118768084 gene encoding zinc finger protein 436-like: protein KPHQCDICGKSFSRSADLPKHKRTHTGEKPYQCDICGKSFSQRSDLPRHKLTHTGEKPYQCDICGKSFSRSAELPKHKRTHTGEKPYQCDICGKSFPRRADLPRHKHTHTGEKPYQCDICGKSFSGTADLPRHKRTHTGDKPYQCDICGKSFSENSTLTRHKRIHTGEKPYHCDICGESFSRNYNLTDHKLIHTGEKPYHCDICGKSFTTNSSLTSHIRIHTGEKPYQCDICCKSFSTSGDLNKHKL, encoded by the exons aagccgcatcagtgtgatatctgtggtaaatcattttctcgaagtgctgacttacctaaacacaaacgtactcatacaggagagaaaccatatcagtgtgatatctgtggtaaatcattttctcaaagatCTGATTTACCTAGACACAAacttactcatacaggagagaaaccatatcagtgtgatatatgtggtaaatcattttctcgaagtgctgaattacctaaacacaaacgtactcatacaggagagaaaccatatcagtgtgatatctgtg gtaaatcatttcctCGAAGAGCTGATTTACctagacacaaacatactcatacaggagagaaaccatatcagtgtgatatctgtggtaaatcattctctggaactGCTGATTtacctagacacaaacgtactcatacaggagacaaaccatatcagtgtgatatctgtggtaaatcattttctgaaaatagcactttaactcgtcacaaacgtattcatactggggaaaagccataccattgtgatatctgtggtgaatcattttctaGAAATTACAATTTAACTGATCACAAActtatccatacaggagagaagccataccattgtgatatctgtggtaaatcattcactacaAATAGTTCTTTGACTagtcatatacgtattcatactggggaaaaaccatatcagtgtgacatctgttgtaaatcattctctaccagTGGTgacttaaataaacacaaac tataa